A window of Hymenobacter aerilatus contains these coding sequences:
- a CDS encoding FAD-binding oxidoreductase, producing the protein MNFQSLTPELIAAFEQIVGPAYILTAQHAEVDAYADYGRDHTEDLHYAPDVVLRPANAEEISRIVRLCHEHHIPVTPRGAGTGLSGGALPIHNGVVLSTDRLNKIIEIDERNLQATVEPGVVNEAFQQAVQAVGLFYPPDPASKGSCFLGGNLAHSSGGPKAVKYGTTRDYVLNLQVVLPTGDIIWTAANTLKNSTGYNLTQLMVGSEGTLGIITKVVFRLLPYPRHNILMLVPFRQEAQAAEAVSAVFRAGIIPSGMEFMEREAIAWSSDYLNIPLTLPEDITAHLLIELDGQDLDELYKEAEQVYTVLENYDVGEILLADNATQKDELWKIRRNIGNSVRYNSVYKEEDTVVPRAELPTLLRGVKEIGARYGFKSVCYGHAGDGNLHVNIIRGNLDDEKWNVGLRKPISEIFELCVKLGGTISGEHGIGLVQKGYVGIALKEANLNLMRGIKQVFDPHGIMNPGKIFDAQIMQVI; encoded by the coding sequence ATGAATTTCCAGTCTCTCACTCCCGAGCTGATTGCTGCTTTCGAGCAAATAGTAGGCCCGGCGTACATTCTAACTGCTCAACACGCCGAGGTGGATGCCTACGCCGACTATGGCCGCGACCATACCGAGGACTTGCACTATGCCCCCGATGTGGTACTCCGCCCTGCTAACGCTGAAGAAATCAGCCGGATTGTACGGCTGTGCCATGAACACCATATTCCCGTCACGCCCCGCGGTGCAGGTACCGGCCTGAGCGGCGGCGCCCTACCCATACACAACGGGGTAGTGCTCAGCACCGACCGCCTCAACAAAATCATCGAAATTGATGAGCGTAACTTGCAGGCTACGGTTGAGCCAGGTGTGGTAAACGAAGCCTTTCAGCAGGCTGTGCAGGCCGTAGGGCTATTCTATCCCCCCGATCCGGCCAGCAAGGGTAGCTGCTTTCTGGGGGGCAACCTAGCCCACAGTAGCGGCGGCCCCAAGGCCGTGAAGTACGGTACCACCCGCGATTACGTGTTAAACCTGCAAGTAGTACTGCCTACCGGCGACATCATCTGGACGGCGGCGAATACGCTCAAAAACTCCACGGGCTACAACCTCACCCAACTGATGGTGGGCTCTGAGGGCACGCTCGGCATCATCACCAAAGTGGTATTCCGGCTGTTGCCCTACCCCAGGCATAATATTCTGATGCTGGTGCCTTTCCGGCAGGAGGCGCAGGCAGCAGAGGCAGTATCTGCTGTATTCCGGGCCGGTATCATTCCGTCGGGTATGGAGTTTATGGAGCGCGAAGCCATTGCCTGGTCTTCCGACTATCTTAATATTCCGCTTACGTTGCCGGAGGATATCACCGCCCACTTGCTTATCGAACTCGACGGGCAGGATTTGGATGAGTTGTACAAAGAGGCAGAGCAAGTATATACTGTGCTCGAAAACTACGACGTGGGCGAAATTCTGCTGGCCGACAATGCCACGCAGAAAGACGAGTTGTGGAAAATCCGGCGCAACATTGGTAATTCGGTGCGCTACAACTCAGTATATAAAGAGGAGGATACCGTGGTTCCACGCGCCGAACTGCCTACCCTGCTACGGGGCGTGAAGGAGATAGGAGCGCGCTACGGCTTCAAGAGCGTGTGCTATGGCCACGCCGGCGACGGCAACCTGCACGTCAACATCATCCGCGGTAACTTAGACGACGAAAAATGGAATGTGGGTCTGCGTAAGCCTATTTCCGAAATCTTTGAACTGTGCGTGAAGTTGGGCGGCACCATCAGCGGGGAGCACGGCATCGGGCTGGTACAAAAAGGCTACGTAGGCATCGCTCTGAAAGAAGCCAACCTGAATCTGATGCGTGGCATCAAGCAAGTGTTTGACCCGCACGGTATCATGAACCCAGGTAAAA
- a CDS encoding C40 family peptidase: protein MVEKEQMTDSPIFVPMQASIAKVQYSKQARRLFTIFLLGIVLWLSACNGTRKVNYRNGRYYSARDMARMKAEDRRRGTSRGRPVARTKTRKALPAGRTKIVVKRSSLPANVPREMATVIATARSYQGTPYKFGGTSRLGMDCSGLLYNSFAAINVDIPRSSNEQAVWGAPVKPQNLQVGDLLFFGANPGSGTITHVGMVTEATTEGVQFIHASSSLGVTENSLETDYYLSRFIKAVRPRL, encoded by the coding sequence ATGGTAGAAAAAGAACAAATGACCGATTCACCTATCTTTGTGCCGATGCAGGCATCCATCGCGAAGGTACAGTATTCGAAGCAGGCGCGGCGGCTTTTCACTATTTTCTTACTCGGGATAGTGCTGTGGCTCAGCGCCTGCAATGGCACCCGTAAGGTAAACTACCGCAACGGCCGCTACTATTCGGCGCGCGATATGGCCCGCATGAAAGCCGAGGACCGGCGCCGGGGCACCAGCCGCGGCCGCCCGGTAGCACGCACCAAAACCCGAAAAGCTCTACCCGCTGGTCGCACCAAAATTGTGGTGAAGCGTAGCTCTCTACCCGCCAATGTGCCGCGCGAGATGGCGACGGTCATTGCCACAGCCCGCTCCTACCAAGGTACTCCCTACAAGTTTGGCGGCACCTCACGCCTGGGTATGGATTGCTCGGGACTTCTCTACAATTCTTTCGCAGCCATCAACGTGGACATTCCGCGCTCCTCTAACGAGCAGGCTGTCTGGGGCGCCCCCGTGAAACCGCAGAATTTACAGGTAGGCGACTTGCTATTTTTTGGCGCTAATCCTGGAAGTGGCACAATTACGCACGTGGGTATGGTTACGGAAGCGACTACCGAAGGAGTACAATTCATCCACGCCTCAAGCTCATTAGGCGTTACGGAGAATAGTCTGGAGACGGATTATTATCTCAGCCGGTTTATCAAAGCGGTGCGTCCTAGATTATAA
- a CDS encoding TonB-dependent receptor, whose amino-acid sequence MRQTLLRNLLVLVLTIISVQLGWSQGATTAAMNGTITDQTGSGLPGATIIAVHTPTNTQYVAPTNSDGRYNIQGMRVGGPYSVRVTFVGYQDVTRDGIFLTLGQNLRLDVNLNESTQQLGEVVVSGRRDPVINSGRTGAETNVGRAQIQNLPTLNRSLNDFTRLTPQANGGGSSSIGGANNRYNNITIDGAVNNDIFGLAASGTPGGQAGTNPIALDAIDQIQVVVAPYDITLGNFAGGGINAVTRSGSNDLSASIYGFGRNQNTIGKSVTKNADGKRTRVDEFYNYQTGFRVGGAVVKDKVFFFLNAEIARNSTPLTFLPGTAGSTLDPAVINEIGSLALSRYGYDAGATGEINRRTQSNKIFARLDFNLSENNTLTLRHNYIDAFDDNITRTSNLFRFGNNGYRFDNSTNTTVAELNSRLGRYSNKLILSYNRIRDKRSTLGTLFPQFQITENGNNYVLGTERSSAANSLDQDIVELTDNLTAGFGKHTLTVGTHNEFYKFRNLFLNNGNGYYTFRSLADFRNNRSNRIQAAYPTADNGEAAFSALQLGFYAQDQYAPIENLRLTLGVRLDVPVFFDKPGFNQGVTTQFGSDLRTDNVPSGQLLWAPRLGFNWDVNNDSKVQVRGGTGIFTGRVPFVWISNSYTNSGLIQGAVDVTNPPATQNDNGQVGVLTDISRFPSYYSDNVVATSQINLLGKDFKLPQVWRTNLAVDFRLPGDVVATVEGIYSKTINDIYYQDINLTAPVGRLAGPDQRPVYAAETRDRRVNRDYTNVYLLQNTSRGYRYNATAQLQKQFVSGLNASLAYTYGVAKDINSGSSSTASSNFQFNQIVADPNNPELGYSRNDQRHRVLATAGYKFIYAGEKLATTVSAVYEGYAGAPLTYIYGNNTDLNRDNNFGNDLLYVPRDVRDANEIILVQTAADRTANRSLAQIQSEFDTFIENDPYLRSHRGQYVERFGARLPWTHQVDLRVAQDFNFMAGGKRNTIQITLDIINAGNLLNREWGRQYFVNNNAAEILRVESTGPNVQPTFSFPSSYVSNGNRAYSIAPLASRWQSQLGIRYIFN is encoded by the coding sequence ATGAGACAAACACTTTTACGCAACTTACTTGTGCTAGTGCTGACAATAATATCAGTACAGCTTGGTTGGTCGCAGGGTGCCACTACGGCAGCCATGAACGGTACTATTACCGATCAAACAGGCAGTGGCCTACCTGGTGCTACCATCATTGCGGTGCATACACCTACTAATACGCAGTATGTAGCGCCTACTAACTCTGATGGTCGCTATAACATTCAGGGTATGCGTGTGGGTGGTCCCTACTCGGTGCGTGTAACATTTGTTGGCTATCAGGATGTAACTCGCGATGGCATTTTCCTGACTTTAGGTCAGAACCTACGCCTAGATGTTAACTTGAACGAATCAACGCAGCAGCTAGGTGAGGTTGTAGTATCAGGACGTCGCGACCCAGTTATTAACTCGGGTCGGACAGGAGCCGAAACAAACGTAGGACGTGCACAAATTCAAAACTTACCTACCCTCAACCGCTCACTCAACGATTTCACTCGACTCACACCCCAGGCTAATGGCGGGGGTAGCAGCTCCATTGGTGGAGCTAATAATCGGTATAATAATATTACTATCGATGGTGCCGTCAACAACGACATCTTTGGTTTGGCTGCCAGTGGTACCCCCGGTGGCCAAGCAGGTACCAACCCTATCGCTCTTGACGCTATTGATCAAATTCAGGTAGTAGTAGCGCCCTATGACATTACATTAGGCAACTTCGCTGGTGGCGGCATCAACGCTGTAACCCGTTCAGGCTCTAATGATTTATCGGCTTCTATTTATGGTTTTGGCCGTAATCAGAACACCATTGGCAAAAGCGTAACTAAGAACGCAGATGGCAAACGGACACGCGTAGATGAGTTCTATAATTACCAGACTGGTTTTCGAGTAGGCGGCGCTGTAGTAAAGGATAAAGTATTCTTTTTCTTAAATGCCGAAATAGCACGCAATAGCACGCCTCTCACATTTTTACCAGGTACTGCGGGCTCCACTCTGGACCCAGCCGTTATCAACGAAATTGGTTCACTGGCTCTCTCTCGCTACGGGTACGACGCAGGCGCGACGGGCGAAATCAATCGTCGCACACAGAGTAATAAAATCTTCGCTCGCTTAGATTTCAACCTGTCGGAAAATAATACGCTGACCTTGCGTCACAATTATATTGATGCGTTTGATGATAACATTACTCGCACCTCTAATCTGTTTCGATTTGGCAACAACGGCTACCGCTTTGACAACTCGACAAATACCACGGTAGCAGAATTGAACAGCCGCTTGGGTCGCTACTCCAACAAGCTGATTTTGAGCTACAACCGTATCCGCGATAAGCGTAGCACGCTTGGCACATTGTTTCCACAGTTCCAAATCACCGAAAATGGCAACAACTACGTGCTTGGTACGGAGCGCAGTTCAGCTGCTAATAGCCTTGATCAGGATATTGTAGAATTGACAGATAACCTGACAGCTGGCTTTGGTAAGCATACGCTTACGGTAGGTACGCATAACGAATTCTACAAATTCCGTAACCTGTTTCTCAACAACGGCAACGGATACTATACATTCCGTTCGCTAGCCGATTTTCGGAATAACCGGTCAAACCGAATTCAAGCCGCCTACCCTACTGCTGACAATGGAGAAGCTGCCTTCTCAGCTTTACAGTTGGGTTTCTACGCACAAGATCAGTACGCACCGATAGAAAATCTACGTCTGACTTTAGGTGTTCGTCTTGATGTTCCTGTATTTTTTGACAAGCCTGGTTTCAATCAAGGCGTAACCACTCAGTTTGGTAGCGATTTGCGCACCGATAATGTTCCGAGCGGCCAACTATTATGGGCTCCGCGTCTAGGCTTTAACTGGGATGTGAACAACGACTCGAAAGTACAGGTGCGTGGTGGTACCGGTATCTTTACAGGCCGAGTACCATTTGTTTGGATTTCAAACAGCTACACAAACAGTGGCCTAATTCAGGGTGCCGTTGATGTGACAAACCCACCAGCTACCCAGAATGATAATGGTCAAGTAGGAGTACTAACTGACATTTCGCGTTTCCCAAGCTACTACAGTGATAATGTTGTTGCTACTTCACAGATTAACTTGCTAGGTAAGGATTTTAAGCTTCCTCAAGTATGGCGCACTAACTTGGCAGTTGATTTCCGCCTACCCGGCGATGTGGTAGCTACTGTTGAGGGTATTTACTCTAAAACCATCAACGATATTTATTATCAAGATATCAACTTAACAGCTCCAGTTGGTCGTCTAGCCGGTCCGGATCAACGGCCTGTATATGCTGCTGAGACGAGAGATAGGCGCGTTAATCGTGACTATACCAACGTTTATTTGTTGCAGAATACTAGCCGCGGCTATCGTTATAATGCAACGGCTCAATTGCAGAAGCAGTTTGTGAGCGGTTTGAATGCTTCGTTAGCTTATACCTATGGTGTTGCTAAGGATATTAATAGTGGCAGCAGCAGCACGGCATCATCTAACTTCCAGTTCAACCAGATTGTAGCCGACCCAAATAATCCGGAACTAGGTTATTCTCGCAACGACCAACGCCACCGCGTATTAGCCACTGCTGGCTATAAGTTCATCTACGCTGGCGAGAAGCTTGCTACCACCGTTTCTGCAGTGTATGAAGGCTATGCTGGGGCACCTCTCACATACATATATGGCAACAATACAGACTTAAACCGAGATAACAACTTCGGCAATGACCTACTATATGTTCCACGCGATGTACGTGATGCTAACGAGATAATCTTGGTGCAGACTGCTGCTGACCGCACTGCTAACCGTTCCTTGGCACAAATCCAGAGTGAGTTTGATACTTTTATTGAAAACGACCCTTACCTACGCAGCCATCGTGGTCAATACGTAGAGCGTTTTGGCGCACGTTTACCTTGGACGCATCAAGTGGATTTGCGCGTTGCGCAAGACTTCAACTTTATGGCTGGAGGCAAACGTAATACGATTCAGATTACTCTTGATATCATCAATGCTGGTAATCTACTGAATAGAGAGTGGGGTCGTCAGTACTTTGTAAACAACAACGCTGCTGAAATCCTACGTGTAGAATCAACGGGACCTAATGTGCAACCCACTTTCTCCTTCCCCAGCTCTTACGTAAGCAATGGCAACAGAGCATACTCAATTGCACCTCTAGCTTCACGCTGGCAGAGCCAATTAGGCATACGTTATATCTTCAACTAA
- a CDS encoding TonB-dependent receptor — translation MKHTFTRYLVVALLLLLAHVGWTQGVTTSAMNGVITDQTGGGLPGATVIAVHTPTNTQYVAPTNSDGRFNIQNMRVGGPYTVRVTFVGYQDFLREGVYLTLGQNLRLDVNLSEAAQQLGEVVVSGRQDPIINSNRTGAATTVQREQIERLPTLNRSLNDFTRLTPQANGQSFGGRNSGYNNITIDGAIFNNAFGLNSTVGGQAGAQPISLDAIDQIQVAIAPYDVRQGSFTGAGINVVTRSGTNKFSGSVYGFYRNQDLVGDKVGDIKNQYPSFNLKNYGFRAGGPIIKDKLFFFINAEQERRTDPPTGNFTANRSATAPAAGSQTSQANANDLDFLSNFLQQQYGYNPGPYEGYNQRANSDKATIKIDWNINQNNRFNIKYNYLKSYADINPSTSGAIGGNRAQSQFGLPFFSSYYTINNNLNSFIAELNSTIGGGKFSNNLTAGYSAFRDFRQSPGGTIFPLVDIGNNSGRSTSTAAINGIQASNTLTSFGYEPFTAFNLLNSDVYQLGDNFTAYLGKHNVTVGTYNEYYKFRNGFAPNYYGNYSFNSLEDFYASAGYNYTRSNGTSTPSIEPLAAGVSRPGAARYNLQYSALPGGEFPYADIQAMQLGLYVQDEWSPRSNFKLTYGLRADLPFVTSDLQQNTNAANLTFRDGVKINTSATPKERVLFSPRVGFNWDANDDKKTQVRGGTGIFTGRVPFVWLSNQASNNGVQFGSYSLSGSNTANPVSSTPSYFDGDVNAYRPENATANTAYNLAVTDKDFKFPQVWRSNLAIDQQLPGGIIATLEGFYTKDLNAVYHQNVNLPQTQTYAVGATENNRIYAGDRRPIFYTLGAAQAGANAGLVSITRNERIYGGQGTASASNPNISDAILMKNTNKGYSYAVTAQLQKSFVSGFYVSAAYTYSDSRSVNDGGSIAQSIWRDRQVSGDPNADVLSYSQFLQKHRIIASGSYRKEYLGHLGTTISLFYEAAPQSRFSYVYAGDMNGDNQNANDLMYIPRNASEVNLRDIIYSYQNQANQPIEFARYTAAQQYADLNAYIQQDDYLSKNRGKYAERNGGVRPWQNRLDARLLQDIFTNIGENRNTLQLSIDIFNIGNLINSDWGVFQTPNKVNPLSFSGYNAQGQPVYTFPNLTNPTRNATTGAVTPGIPLTKTFRNDTGGIGSRWQGQIGLRYIFN, via the coding sequence ATGAAACACACTTTTACACGTTACTTAGTGGTAGCGTTGCTATTGCTACTTGCCCACGTCGGTTGGACGCAGGGCGTAACTACTTCCGCCATGAACGGTGTTATTACCGATCAGACAGGAGGCGGGCTACCTGGCGCTACCGTTATTGCGGTGCACACGCCCACCAATACCCAATACGTAGCGCCCACCAACTCTGATGGCCGCTTCAACATTCAGAATATGCGCGTGGGTGGCCCATACACAGTGCGCGTAACGTTTGTAGGCTACCAGGATTTCTTGCGTGAAGGCGTATACCTGACGCTGGGCCAAAACCTGCGTTTAGACGTGAACCTGAGCGAGGCAGCTCAGCAACTAGGCGAGGTAGTAGTATCCGGCCGCCAGGACCCTATTATTAACTCCAACCGCACGGGCGCTGCTACCACGGTACAGCGCGAGCAGATTGAGCGTTTGCCTACCCTAAACCGCTCTCTCAACGACTTTACCCGTCTTACGCCGCAGGCCAATGGCCAGAGCTTTGGCGGCCGCAATAGTGGCTACAATAACATTACCATCGACGGTGCCATCTTCAACAATGCTTTTGGCCTCAACTCAACGGTAGGTGGTCAGGCTGGTGCCCAACCTATTTCGCTGGACGCTATCGACCAGATTCAGGTGGCTATTGCGCCATATGATGTACGTCAGGGCTCTTTCACAGGCGCCGGTATCAACGTAGTAACTCGCTCGGGTACCAACAAATTTTCGGGCTCAGTGTATGGCTTCTACCGCAACCAGGATTTAGTAGGCGATAAGGTAGGCGACATAAAAAACCAGTATCCAAGCTTCAACCTGAAAAACTACGGTTTTCGGGCAGGCGGCCCTATCATCAAGGATAAGCTGTTCTTCTTCATCAACGCGGAGCAGGAGCGCCGCACCGACCCGCCGACGGGCAACTTCACGGCCAATCGTTCTGCCACTGCACCAGCGGCTGGCTCGCAGACTTCTCAGGCCAATGCCAATGACCTTGATTTCCTGAGCAACTTTCTGCAACAGCAGTATGGCTACAATCCTGGCCCCTACGAGGGATATAACCAGCGCGCCAATAGCGACAAGGCCACGATTAAGATTGACTGGAACATCAACCAGAACAACCGCTTCAACATCAAGTACAACTATCTAAAGTCGTACGCTGATATCAACCCCAGCACTTCGGGCGCTATTGGGGGCAACCGTGCGCAGTCGCAGTTCGGCCTACCCTTCTTCTCGTCGTACTATACCATCAACAACAACCTGAACTCGTTCATTGCTGAATTGAACAGCACCATCGGCGGGGGTAAGTTCTCAAACAACCTGACGGCGGGCTATTCCGCATTCCGCGACTTCCGCCAGAGCCCCGGTGGCACCATCTTCCCGCTCGTAGATATCGGAAACAACTCAGGTCGTAGTACTTCTACTGCCGCTATCAACGGTATTCAGGCTTCTAACACCTTGACTTCGTTCGGCTATGAGCCCTTTACGGCCTTTAACCTGCTGAACTCGGACGTGTATCAATTGGGTGACAACTTCACGGCCTACCTTGGCAAACACAACGTGACGGTGGGTACTTACAACGAGTACTACAAGTTCCGCAACGGCTTCGCGCCTAACTACTATGGCAACTACTCCTTCAACTCCCTGGAGGATTTCTATGCCTCGGCTGGCTATAACTACACCCGTAGCAACGGCACGAGCACGCCATCAATTGAGCCTCTGGCCGCTGGTGTTAGCCGCCCAGGTGCGGCGCGCTACAACCTGCAATACTCGGCCCTACCCGGTGGTGAGTTTCCGTATGCCGACATTCAGGCTATGCAATTGGGCTTGTATGTGCAGGACGAATGGTCGCCACGCAGCAACTTCAAGCTGACCTACGGCCTGCGCGCCGACCTACCCTTTGTAACGTCGGATTTGCAGCAGAACACCAACGCAGCCAACCTGACTTTCCGTGATGGGGTGAAAATCAATACCTCCGCCACGCCGAAGGAGCGCGTGCTGTTCTCGCCACGCGTGGGCTTCAACTGGGATGCCAACGATGACAAGAAAACGCAGGTGCGCGGTGGTACGGGTATTTTCACGGGCCGCGTGCCTTTCGTGTGGCTCTCCAACCAGGCAAGCAACAATGGGGTGCAGTTTGGCTCCTATAGCCTGAGTGGATCCAATACGGCTAACCCCGTATCGAGCACTCCCTCTTACTTTGATGGTGACGTGAATGCCTACCGTCCGGAAAATGCTACCGCTAATACGGCGTACAACCTGGCCGTAACGGACAAAGACTTCAAGTTTCCACAGGTGTGGCGTTCTAACCTGGCCATCGACCAGCAGCTGCCCGGCGGCATTATTGCTACCCTGGAAGGTTTCTACACAAAGGATTTAAATGCCGTATACCACCAGAACGTGAACCTGCCTCAGACGCAGACGTACGCGGTAGGCGCAACGGAAAACAACCGCATCTATGCCGGCGACCGGCGGCCTATTTTTTACACTTTAGGCGCGGCCCAAGCGGGTGCTAATGCGGGCTTAGTGAGCATCACCCGCAACGAACGAATCTACGGTGGGCAGGGTACGGCCTCGGCATCCAACCCCAACATCAGCGACGCCATCCTGATGAAGAATACCAACAAAGGCTACTCGTATGCTGTGACAGCGCAGTTGCAAAAGTCGTTTGTGAGCGGCTTCTACGTAAGTGCTGCATACACCTACTCAGATTCACGTTCAGTAAACGACGGTGGCTCGATTGCTCAGTCTATCTGGCGCGACCGGCAGGTGTCCGGCGACCCGAACGCCGACGTACTGAGCTACTCGCAGTTTTTGCAGAAGCACCGCATAATTGCTTCCGGCTCTTACCGCAAGGAGTATCTGGGCCACCTCGGCACTACCATCTCTCTGTTCTATGAAGCTGCTCCACAAAGCCGTTTCTCCTACGTGTATGCAGGTGACATGAACGGCGACAACCAGAACGCCAACGACCTGATGTACATCCCGCGCAATGCCAGCGAAGTGAACCTACGTGACATTATATATTCTTACCAGAACCAAGCAAACCAACCGATAGAATTTGCCCGCTACACTGCTGCTCAGCAGTACGCTGATTTGAATGCCTATATTCAGCAAGATGACTACCTGAGCAAGAACCGCGGGAAGTATGCTGAGCGTAATGGCGGCGTGCGCCCCTGGCAAAACCGGTTGGATGCTCGTCTGTTGCAGGACATCTTCACCAACATCGGCGAAAACCGCAACACGCTTCAGCTCAGCATCGATATCTTCAACATCGGCAACCTGATCAACAGCGACTGGGGCGTATTTCAGACGCCAAACAAGGTAAACCCTCTGTCGTTCTCTGGCTATAATGCACAAGGACAACCGGTGTACACCTTCCCCAATCTGACTAATCCTACCCGCAACGCTACCACAGGTGCTGTTACACCGGGCATTCCGCTGACCAAAACCTTCCGCAACGACACGGGTGGTATTGGTTCGCGCTGGCAGGGCCAGATTGGTCTGCGCTACATCTTCAACTAA
- the cysK gene encoding cysteine synthase A — protein MKANSILDTIGRAPLVRVNRLFAHRPDVEVWVKTERTNPGGSIKDRIALSMIEQAEKDGILTPDSVIIEPTSGNTGVGLAMVAAVKGYQITLVMPESMSIERRRLMSAYGAQLELTPREKGMKGAIEKAKEMVAENPKAWMPMQFDNPANIQVHIEATAQEILEDAPEGFDYYITGVGTGGHITGVAEVLKPKFPNMQVFAVEPEASPVIGGGAPGPHPIQGIGAGFIPENLHTNVLDGTIQVSQQEAFDMTRRSAREEGVLGGISSGASLAAVAKKLDEMPQGSRVLTFCYDTGERYLSVDGLFV, from the coding sequence ATGAAAGCTAATTCCATTCTGGACACCATCGGTCGCGCACCGCTGGTGCGTGTCAACCGCCTGTTTGCCCATCGCCCTGACGTAGAAGTATGGGTGAAAACGGAGCGTACCAACCCCGGCGGCAGTATCAAAGACCGCATTGCTCTCTCCATGATTGAGCAAGCCGAAAAAGACGGCATCCTCACTCCGGATAGCGTAATTATTGAACCCACCTCGGGCAACACAGGGGTAGGGCTGGCTATGGTGGCTGCCGTGAAAGGTTACCAGATTACGCTGGTCATGCCCGAGTCGATGTCTATCGAGCGGCGCCGGCTGATGTCGGCCTACGGTGCTCAATTGGAGCTCACGCCTCGCGAGAAAGGCATGAAGGGCGCCATTGAAAAAGCCAAAGAAATGGTAGCCGAAAACCCCAAGGCTTGGATGCCCATGCAGTTCGACAACCCCGCCAATATTCAGGTGCATATAGAGGCCACAGCCCAGGAAATTCTGGAGGATGCGCCCGAGGGCTTCGACTACTACATTACGGGGGTAGGCACTGGCGGCCACATCACCGGCGTGGCCGAGGTGCTGAAGCCGAAATTTCCAAATATGCAGGTGTTTGCCGTAGAGCCCGAAGCCTCGCCCGTTATCGGCGGCGGCGCACCCGGTCCGCACCCCATTCAAGGTATCGGTGCCGGCTTCATTCCCGAAAACCTCCACACCAACGTGCTGGATGGTACCATCCAGGTTAGCCAGCAGGAGGCTTTTGACATGACGCGTCGTTCGGCTCGCGAAGAGGGCGTACTAGGTGGCATTTCCTCTGGAGCGTCCTTGGCCGCCGTGGCCAAAAAGCTCGATGAAATGCCGCAAGGCAGCCGCGTGCTCACCTTCTGCTACGACACCGGCGAGCGGTACCTCTCGGTAGACGGCCTGTTTGTGTAG
- a CDS encoding serine O-acetyltransferase, with amino-acid sequence MSDDFLHALTHAHQQAAVPLPGPAFCHWAEQVLQLLFPERADRPLSTTDAVAATISQLRADLAVLLSVVPLAEPAPTVAADFTAQLPQLRELLLLDASAIVAADPAAEGMLEVIATYPGFYAIALHRLAHALHRLAVPRVPRLLSEFAHTRTGVDIHPGAQIGPSFCIDHGTGIVIGETTVIGAHVKIFQGVTLGALSVAKHLAHTKRHPTIEDNVVIYAGATILGGSTVIGRHSIIGGNVWLTESVPSHSRVYHQAQIQVTRTEDPTADISFSI; translated from the coding sequence ATGTCCGACGATTTTCTGCACGCTCTCACACACGCTCACCAACAGGCCGCCGTGCCGCTGCCAGGGCCTGCTTTCTGCCATTGGGCCGAGCAAGTACTGCAACTCCTGTTTCCGGAGCGTGCCGACCGCCCTTTGTCTACGACCGATGCCGTAGCGGCTACCATCAGTCAGCTCCGCGCCGATCTGGCAGTACTGCTCAGTGTAGTGCCACTCGCTGAGCCGGCTCCCACCGTAGCCGCCGACTTCACTGCGCAGCTGCCGCAACTGCGCGAACTGCTGCTGCTGGATGCGTCCGCCATTGTCGCCGCCGATCCGGCCGCCGAAGGGATGTTAGAGGTCATTGCCACCTACCCAGGCTTCTATGCCATTGCGTTGCACCGGCTGGCTCATGCATTGCACCGCTTGGCCGTGCCCCGCGTGCCGCGCCTGCTCAGCGAGTTTGCCCACACCCGCACCGGCGTCGACATACACCCCGGTGCGCAAATCGGGCCTTCCTTCTGCATCGACCACGGCACGGGCATTGTCATCGGCGAAACCACTGTTATTGGCGCCCACGTAAAAATATTTCAGGGGGTTACCCTGGGTGCTCTGAGCGTAGCCAAGCATTTGGCGCACACCAAGCGCCATCCTACTATCGAGGATAACGTGGTGATATATGCCGGTGCCACTATCCTAGGGGGTAGCACGGTTATCGGGCGCCATAGTATTATTGGGGGCAATGTGTGGCTGACCGAAAGTGTACCATCGCATTCGCGCGTCTACCACCAAGCACAGATACAGGTAACCCGCACCGAAGACCCAACAGCCGATATTTCATTTTCGATTTAA
- a CDS encoding cupin domain-containing protein, producing the protein MADTTITKVDSKHSPTGPEGEKYLASGVHVSMRMWENEQPSEAKEPSTRPYETVGYVISGRAELHLEGQKVILEPGNSWVVPKGASHTYNILEAFTAVEATSPPAQVHGREEK; encoded by the coding sequence ATGGCCGATACCACCATCACCAAAGTTGATTCCAAGCACTCTCCTACCGGCCCCGAGGGCGAAAAATACCTAGCATCCGGTGTCCACGTTTCGATGCGTATGTGGGAAAACGAGCAGCCATCTGAGGCTAAAGAACCGTCTACCCGCCCTTACGAAACCGTAGGATATGTTATCAGCGGCCGGGCTGAATTGCATCTGGAAGGCCAGAAGGTAATTCTGGAACCCGGCAACTCGTGGGTAGTTCCTAAGGGTGCTTCGCATACCTACAACATTCTGGAAGCTTTCACGGCGGTAGAAGCTACTTCGCCTCCAGCACAAGTACACGGCCGCGAGGAAAAATAG